The proteins below come from a single Desulfovibrio sp. genomic window:
- a CDS encoding PTS sugar transporter subunit IIA gives MTDENKKTQVGIILVSHADYGSAMLRTAEFILGQQSDCSSISVDVAHEVSETVRRLTDATQRLDKGAGVIILTDMFGGTPTNLALSLLATHKVEVVTGVNLPMLLKVFTSRDKELEEVARIAGEAGAKGIVVAGSMLRNKARDKADS, from the coding sequence ATGACGGACGAAAACAAGAAGACTCAGGTTGGAATCATTCTGGTTTCGCATGCCGACTATGGTTCGGCCATGCTGCGCACCGCCGAATTCATACTCGGGCAGCAGAGCGATTGCAGCTCCATCAGTGTTGACGTGGCGCACGAGGTTTCCGAAACCGTTCGCCGCCTTACGGACGCAACCCAGCGGCTCGACAAGGGCGCGGGCGTCATTATTCTTACGGATATGTTTGGCGGCACGCCCACCAATCTTGCGCTTTCGCTGCTGGCAACCCATAAAGTTGAGGTTGTTACCGGCGTGAACCTGCCCATGCTGCTCAAGGTGTTTACCTCGCGCGACAAGGAGCTTGAGGAAGTGGCCCGCATCGCTGGCGAGGCAGGCGCAAAAGGTATTGTGGTTGCGGGCAGCATGCTGCGCAACAAAGCCCGTGACAAAGCCGATAGCTAG
- the rpoN gene encoding RNA polymerase factor sigma-54, with the protein MALELRQQLKLSQQLVMTPQLQQAIKLLQLSRVELLETVQQELLENPFLEESSLTDDASQEQHDDSREAPKEEVYDRELAKDADWEDYLGEFASTPRLSQSREFELAEEISPLEARYAAKPTLEGHLFWQLRLSSLTEEQKGIGEVIIGNLSSAGYLQASIEEVAEMAQVAPEAVLPVLERVQLFDPIGVAARDARECLMVQIKSLNYARDPILVELVESHLEDLEAKRYKPLLRKFKLDMEELKEYLDIIQSLDPLPGASFGGGEPTYVSPDVFVYKMGDEFVILLNDDGLPQLQLSAMSQMNIGSSDKEKDYCSEKIRSASWLIKSLYQRQRTLYKVMESIVRHQQPFFEDGVTKLAPLILKDIADDISMHESTVSRITTNKYVATPHGIFELKFFFNSGLELDDGSQVGSESVKALIKKFISEEDTRSPLSDERIGEMLKERLKVNIARRTVAKYRTALDIPSSSRRKEHF; encoded by the coding sequence ATGGCACTGGAACTACGGCAGCAACTTAAGCTGTCACAGCAACTGGTAATGACCCCGCAATTGCAGCAGGCAATCAAGCTGTTGCAACTCTCACGCGTGGAACTTCTGGAAACTGTGCAGCAGGAGCTGCTTGAAAACCCCTTTCTCGAAGAATCTTCACTTACGGACGATGCCTCCCAGGAGCAGCACGACGACAGCCGCGAAGCGCCCAAGGAGGAAGTGTACGACAGGGAACTGGCCAAGGACGCCGACTGGGAAGACTACCTCGGCGAGTTTGCCAGCACACCCCGCCTTTCGCAGTCACGCGAATTTGAACTTGCCGAAGAAATTTCGCCCCTTGAAGCCCGCTATGCGGCCAAGCCCACCCTAGAAGGGCATCTGTTCTGGCAGTTGCGCCTTTCTTCGCTGACAGAAGAGCAGAAGGGGATTGGCGAGGTCATCATCGGCAATCTCTCCTCCGCCGGGTATCTGCAAGCCAGCATTGAAGAAGTGGCAGAAATGGCCCAGGTTGCGCCCGAGGCCGTGTTGCCCGTGCTTGAAAGGGTGCAGCTTTTTGACCCCATCGGCGTTGCCGCGCGTGATGCGCGCGAATGCCTGATGGTGCAGATCAAAAGCCTCAACTACGCCCGCGACCCCATCCTCGTGGAGCTGGTAGAATCGCACCTTGAAGACCTCGAGGCCAAGCGCTACAAGCCCCTGCTGCGCAAGTTCAAGCTCGATATGGAAGAGCTCAAGGAGTATCTGGATATCATTCAGAGCCTTGACCCATTGCCCGGCGCAAGTTTTGGCGGCGGCGAGCCAACTTACGTAAGCCCCGATGTATTTGTGTACAAGATGGGCGACGAATTTGTGATTTTGCTCAATGATGACGGCCTGCCCCAGTTGCAGCTTTCGGCCATGAGCCAGATGAATATTGGCAGTTCGGATAAGGAAAAGGACTACTGCTCCGAAAAGATCCGTTCCGCCTCATGGCTTATCAAGAGCCTGTATCAGCGCCAGCGCACGCTTTACAAGGTTATGGAAAGCATTGTGCGCCATCAGCAGCCATTTTTTGAAGACGGCGTGACCAAGCTCGCGCCGCTCATTCTCAAGGATATTGCTGACGATATCAGCATGCACGAATCAACGGTGAGCCGCATTACCACCAACAAGTATGTGGCAACGCCCCACGGCATCTTTGAATTGAAGTTTTTCTTTAACAGCGGCCTTGAACTCGATGACGGAAGTCAGGTAGGCTCAGAAAGCGTCAAGGCTCTGATCAAGAAATTCATCTCTGAGGAAGATACCCGATCCCCCCTCAGCGATGAGCGTATCGGCGAAATGCTCAAGGAGCGTCTCAAGGTCAATATTGCGCGGCGCACGGTGGCAAAATACCGCACGGCGCTTGATATTCCATCTTCGTCAAGGCGCAAGGAGCATTTCTGA
- the raiA gene encoding ribosome-associated translation inhibitor RaiA codes for MNISFAFKNFEASEHLKKYARRRMEKLGRFFGKASGLEVAVVLTVDKFRHRCEVTVTGEGLHINATEQTSDMYAAIDLVTDKVESQIKRQVARVKAQRRHARNTDVDVFTYNLDAEADVQQPADGTDRLATKPLHLDEALMQLDSIGSEFLVFFNAENNRINVVYRTKVSGYALIDPVL; via the coding sequence ATGAACATCTCATTTGCTTTCAAGAATTTTGAAGCCTCCGAACATCTGAAGAAGTATGCCCGTCGCCGCATGGAAAAGCTGGGACGGTTTTTTGGCAAGGCCTCTGGCCTTGAAGTTGCCGTTGTGCTGACAGTCGATAAGTTCCGCCATCGCTGCGAAGTGACCGTTACAGGCGAAGGCCTGCACATCAACGCCACGGAACAGACCTCAGACATGTATGCAGCCATTGACCTTGTGACAGACAAGGTTGAATCGCAGATCAAGCGCCAGGTGGCCCGGGTAAAGGCCCAGCGGCGGCATGCCCGTAATACGGATGTGGACGTGTTTACCTACAACCTCGATGCCGAAGCCGACGTGCAGCAGCCCGCTGACGGCACCGACCGCCTCGCCACCAAGCCCCTGCATCTGGATGAAGCGCTCATGCAGCTTGATTCCATCGGCAGCGAGTTTCTGGTGTTCTTTAACGCAGAAAACAACCGCATCAATGTGGTATACCGCACCAAGGTGAGCGGCTATGCCCTCATTGACCCCGTGTTGTAA
- the rapZ gene encoding RNase adapter RapZ, whose translation MKDSAQIPATDSTLAAQPDADAPVPGVDVQVCIVTGLSGAGKSTALKVFEDMGHFVVDGLPVSLVMEMVDMMSRPSMSHFKGIALGMDLRQSNFVEDINDCLSMLAGKNIRPMLLFLEANNQELIRRYASTRRPHPLEREGMGLEAALLAERSSLRPLREMADLVIDTSRFSIHDLRRAIQKRWSGNKGKLRAIRVNVISFGFKYGVPREADLVFDLRFLANPYFVEELRPMSGKDKPVADYVFNSPHAREYRDKLVDLLFFMLPLMEAEGRYRITVAVGCTGGRHRSVAMAEEILQALRQADYPAFLEHRHLELG comes from the coding sequence ATGAAGGATTCCGCGCAGATACCCGCCACAGATTCCACCCTTGCCGCACAGCCTGATGCTGACGCGCCCGTTCCCGGCGTGGATGTGCAGGTGTGCATTGTCACGGGCCTTTCCGGCGCTGGCAAAAGCACGGCGCTCAAGGTTTTTGAAGACATGGGTCACTTTGTGGTCGATGGGCTGCCGGTGAGCCTTGTCATGGAAATGGTGGACATGATGTCGCGCCCCTCCATGAGCCACTTCAAGGGCATCGCCCTCGGCATGGATCTGCGCCAGAGCAATTTTGTGGAAGACATCAACGACTGCCTGAGCATGCTCGCGGGCAAAAACATCCGCCCCATGCTGCTTTTTCTTGAGGCCAACAATCAGGAACTCATTCGCCGCTATGCCTCGACCCGCCGCCCGCATCCGCTGGAGCGCGAGGGCATGGGCCTTGAGGCGGCGCTTCTGGCAGAGCGCAGCAGTCTGCGCCCCCTGCGCGAAATGGCTGATCTGGTCATCGACACTTCGCGTTTTTCTATCCACGACCTGCGGCGCGCCATCCAGAAGCGCTGGAGCGGCAACAAGGGCAAGCTGCGGGCCATCAGGGTCAACGTGATTTCTTTCGGTTTCAAATACGGCGTGCCGCGCGAGGCTGATCTGGTTTTTGACCTGCGCTTTCTGGCAAACCCCTATTTTGTGGAAGAGCTGCGGCCCATGAGCGGCAAGGACAAACCCGTTGCCGACTATGTGTTCAATTCGCCCCATGCCCGCGAATATCGCGACAAGCTGGTTGATCTGCTGTTTTTTATGCTGCCGCTCATGGAGGCCGAAGGCCGCTACCGCATAACCGTGGCCGTGGGCTGTACCGGCGGCCGCCACCGCTCGGTGGCAATGGCCGAAGAAATTTTACAGGCGCTGCGGCAGGCTGATTATCCGGCTTTTCTGGAGCATCGGCACCTTGAACTTGGCTAA
- a CDS encoding PTS sugar transporter subunit IIB: MWFRVDNRLVHGQVIEAWLPYTGARHLVVANDELADDIMRQQIIELAVPQRVMTHFINVKELAATLNSCGDDCFVLFANCQDARRACDAGILMQVLNMGNLHYAPDKLQVLPHVALSAQDREDLHVIQDHLVQLDFRCVPTETVRGPNDQLF; the protein is encoded by the coding sequence ATGTGGTTTCGCGTGGACAATCGCCTGGTTCACGGCCAGGTCATCGAAGCCTGGTTACCCTACACAGGGGCGCGACATCTGGTGGTAGCCAACGACGAACTTGCGGACGACATAATGCGGCAGCAGATAATTGAACTGGCAGTGCCGCAGCGCGTGATGACACACTTCATCAACGTGAAGGAACTGGCGGCCACGCTCAATTCCTGCGGTGATGACTGTTTTGTGCTGTTTGCCAATTGTCAGGATGCGCGGCGCGCCTGTGACGCGGGCATCCTCATGCAGGTGCTCAACATGGGCAACCTGCATTACGCGCCGGACAAGCTACAGGTGCTGCCCCATGTGGCCCTTTCCGCACAGGACAGGGAAGACCTGCACGTTATACAGGATCATCTTGTGCAGCTTGATTTTCGCTGCGTTCCCACAGAGACTGTTCGAGGCCCCAATGATCAACTTTTCTGA
- a CDS encoding CTP synthase, translated as MKTKYIFVTGGVLSSLGKGLAAASLGALLQTRGLTVTIQKLDPYINVDPGTMNPFQHGEVFVTDDGAETDLDLGHYERYLNVPMSRKNNTTSGAIYNHVIAKERHGDYLGATVQVIPHITDEIKSVVLSLSDGEDAPDVAIIEIGGTVGDIEGLPFLEAIRQLRSDLGRDNCLNIHLTLVPYLRSAGEHKTKPTQHSVKELLSIGIQPDIILCRCEQSIPEELRRKIALFCNVDQDAVFSSVDVNNIYEVPLKFYEEGFDQKVAIMLRLPARNAHLEAWEKLVSDCANPKGKVTIAIVGKYVDLKEAYKSLHEALIHGGVANRVEVELRYVNSENVDESNCAESFKGCHGILVPGGFGYRGVEGKIAAIRYARENNIPFFGICLGMQCAVIEFARHVANLDDANSEEFNPLSDHKVIYLMTEWFDFRTKNVEKRDAGSDKGGTMRLGSYPCKVQPDTKAFVAYKKGMVDERHRHRYEFNNAFKEMLGEKGMVFSGTAPDDSLVEIIELKNHPWFLGCQFHPEFKSRPMNAHPLFREFIGAAKKFAKV; from the coding sequence ATGAAAACTAAATACATTTTTGTGACGGGCGGCGTTCTGTCGTCGTTAGGCAAGGGCCTCGCGGCTGCGTCTTTGGGCGCGCTGCTGCAAACGCGCGGGCTTACGGTAACCATCCAGAAGCTTGATCCTTACATCAATGTTGACCCCGGCACCATGAACCCGTTCCAGCACGGCGAGGTCTTTGTTACCGATGACGGCGCGGAAACGGATCTGGATCTCGGGCACTACGAACGTTACCTTAACGTGCCCATGTCGCGGAAGAACAACACCACTTCCGGTGCCATTTACAACCACGTTATCGCCAAGGAACGTCACGGCGATTACCTGGGCGCCACGGTGCAGGTGATCCCGCACATTACTGATGAAATCAAGAGCGTGGTGCTCTCCCTTTCCGATGGCGAGGACGCGCCCGATGTCGCCATTATCGAAATTGGCGGCACCGTGGGCGACATCGAAGGCCTGCCCTTTCTTGAGGCCATCCGTCAGTTACGTTCCGACCTTGGGCGCGACAACTGCCTGAACATTCACCTTACCCTGGTGCCTTACCTGCGCAGCGCTGGCGAGCACAAGACCAAGCCCACCCAGCACAGCGTCAAGGAACTGCTCTCCATCGGCATTCAGCCCGACATTATTCTGTGCCGCTGCGAGCAGAGCATCCCCGAAGAACTGCGCCGCAAAATTGCCCTGTTCTGCAATGTGGATCAGGACGCCGTGTTCTCTTCGGTGGACGTGAACAATATTTATGAAGTGCCGCTCAAGTTCTATGAAGAAGGCTTTGACCAGAAGGTAGCCATCATGCTGCGCCTGCCCGCGCGCAATGCCCACCTTGAAGCCTGGGAAAAGCTCGTGAGCGACTGCGCCAACCCCAAGGGCAAGGTCACCATTGCCATTGTGGGCAAGTACGTTGACCTCAAGGAAGCTTACAAGAGCCTGCACGAAGCCCTCATCCACGGTGGCGTTGCCAACCGTGTTGAGGTGGAGCTGCGCTACGTCAATTCCGAAAATGTGGACGAAAGTAATTGCGCGGAATCCTTCAAGGGCTGTCACGGCATTCTTGTGCCCGGCGGCTTTGGCTACCGCGGCGTGGAAGGCAAGATTGCCGCCATCCGCTATGCGCGTGAAAACAACATTCCCTTCTTCGGCATCTGCCTTGGCATGCAGTGCGCGGTTATCGAATTTGCCCGCCACGTGGCAAACCTTGATGACGCCAACTCGGAAGAATTCAACCCGCTTTCTGACCACAAGGTTATCTACCTTATGACCGAGTGGTTCGACTTCCGCACCAAGAACGTTGAAAAACGCGACGCGGGTAGCGACAAGGGCGGCACCATGCGCCTTGGCTCCTACCCCTGTAAGGTGCAGCCCGATACCAAGGCCTTTGTGGCCTACAAAAAGGGCATGGTTGATGAACGCCACCGTCACCGCTACGAATTCAACAATGCCTTCAAGGAAATGCTGGGCGAAAAGGGCATGGTTTTCAGCGGCACCGCCCCTGACGATTCGCTTGTGGAAATCATTGAGCTGAAGAACCACCCCTGGTTCCTTGGCTGCCAGTTCCACCCCGAATTCAAATCCCGGCCCATGAACGCGCATCCGCTGTTCCGCGAATTTATCGGAGCGGCGAAAAAGTTCGCCAAGGTGTAA